Proteins from one Piscinibacter lacus genomic window:
- a CDS encoding OmpA family protein: MKMIPRLSTLLLATSLGLFGCATQSPESKKEASTTAAATSSSSEQKTVIESNLGRTISQPEALNIVKTADADSDNLKLRDIVYFDFDKYDVKAEYRGIVESHARTLRASPEVKARIEGHTDSIGSSEYNLALGQRRSEAVRKMMVILGVPEAQVEAVSFGLERPAVPGSDAASRAKNRRAEIRY; the protein is encoded by the coding sequence ATGAAGATGATCCCCCGTCTGTCGACGCTGCTGCTGGCGACTTCCCTGGGCCTGTTTGGCTGTGCCACCCAGAGCCCCGAAAGTAAGAAGGAGGCCTCAACCACGGCCGCCGCCACCTCGTCGAGCAGCGAGCAGAAGACCGTGATCGAGTCCAACCTGGGCCGCACGATCAGCCAGCCCGAGGCGCTGAACATCGTGAAGACGGCCGACGCCGACAGCGACAACCTGAAGTTGCGCGACATCGTCTACTTCGACTTCGACAAGTACGACGTGAAGGCCGAGTACCGCGGCATCGTCGAGTCGCATGCCCGGACGCTGCGCGCCAGCCCCGAGGTCAAGGCCCGCATCGAAGGCCACACCGACTCGATCGGCTCCAGCGAATACAACCTGGCCCTGGGCCAGCGCCGCTCGGAAGCGGTGCGCAAGATGATGGTCATCCTGGGCGTGCCCGAGGCGCAGGTCGAAGCGGTCAGCTTTGGCCTGGAGCGTCCGGCCGTGCCGGGCAGCGACGCGGCCAGCCGCGCCAAGAACCGTCGCGCCGAGATCCGCTACTGA